In Phlebotomus papatasi isolate M1 chromosome 1, Ppap_2.1, whole genome shotgun sequence, the following proteins share a genomic window:
- the LOC129810148 gene encoding cell cycle checkpoint protein RAD1 translates to MVNPKEEDIVFGATLHHVKTLRNILKALTIVEDVIFEVDHQGVRITVEEGHCLQASLFMPQEWFAEYYVKPTEDLTQAPISFAVNLTSLTGCLKMTSDDDCKLIIIYCGDIYPLVLAFSGCPDSNIAIEAELKTKIFRDTLNFHHLAMPPDYNRIIMNKASFSDLFSEIDVSSGEIEMLLSPQEPYFLLRATTGKIQAETTVQVAKTSNSFVSFRCTHSLKLKYRSSHIRFANKCLAFAHSVALTVYTTGLLSIEILLVNSNPDTTTARRGSATTLGNIPVDDSSMGVLKYFITPLHDDLEE, encoded by the coding sequence ATGGTGAATCCGAAAGAGGAGGATATTGTCTTTGGTGCTACTTTGCATCATGTCAAGACCCTGAGGAACATCTTGAAAGCCCTGACGATTGTCGAGGACGTGATCTTTGAGGTTGACCATCAGGGAGTTAGGATAACTGTTGAGGAAGGGCATTGCCTTCAGGCTTCCCTTTTCATGCCACAAGAATGGTTCGCAGAATACTACGTCAAACCCACGGAAGACCTAACCCAGGCCCCAATTTCCTTCGCTGTCAATCTCACCAGCCTCACGGGATGCCTGAAAATGACCTCAGACGATGACTGCAAGCTCATCATTATCTACTGCGGGGACATTTATCCTCTTGTGCTGGCCTTTAGTGGCTGCCCGGACAGCAATATTGCCATAGAAGCCGAACTCAAGACCAAAATCTTCCGCGATACTCTCAATTTTCACCATTTGGCCATGCCTCCGGACTACAATCGGATCATCATGAACAAAGCCAGTTTCTCTGATCTCTTCAGCGAAATTGAcgtttcttcgggagaaattGAGATGCTACTGAGTCCCCAGGAACCCTATTTCCTCCTCAGAGCCACAACTGGCAAGATTCAGGCCGAGACAACTGTTCAAGTGGCCAAAACCAGCAACAGCTTCGTGAGTTTCCGATGCACTCACAGCCTCAAATTGAAATATCGCAGCTCTCACATCCGTTTCGCCAACAAATGCCTGGCTTTTGCCCATTCCGTGGCACTGACAGTTTACACCACGGGCCTCCTGAGCATCGAGATCCTCCTGGTCAACAGCAATCCCGACACAACGACCGCCAGACGGGGAAGTGCAACGACTTTGGGGAATATCCCCGTCGATGATTCTTCAATGGGCGTCCTCAAATACTTCATAACGCCCCTTCATGATGATCTTGAAGAgtga
- the LOC129809695 gene encoding zinc finger SWIM domain-containing protein 7-like, with protein MDITEASTIIFSVRDNILKELDRKYWELKKAGISSPIPIPREELRLLEILYGDTLNKAVDILKERRIKPCKECPHEKGIYELQQFKIQGSKNNVYHLAENAMICRCQAFKHHFFTHSKKFQCKHILALALMKFYYSDYTPTVAKKF; from the exons ATGGATATAACTGAAGCGAGTACCATAATTTTTAGTGTTCGGGATAACATTTTAAAGGAACTCGATAGGAAGTATTGGGAATTGAAAAAAGCTGGAATCTCAAGCCCAATTCCCA TTCCCAGAGAAGAGCTCAGATTGCTAGAGATACTCTACGGAGATACTTTGAATAAGGCAGTGGATATTCTGAAGGAGAGAAGGATTAAGCCGTGCAAGGAGTGTCCACATGAGAAAGGTATTTACGAATTGCAGCAATTTAAGATTCAGGGCAGCAAGAACAATGTTTATCATTTGGCGGAGAATGCAATGATCTGTCGGTGTCAGGCTTTTAAGCATCACTTTTTTACCCATTCCAAGAAGTTTCAGTGCAAGCACATCCTTGCTCTGGCTCTCATGAAGTTCTATTACAGCGATTACACTCCGACTGTTGctaaaaagttttga